A single window of Helicobacter macacae MIT 99-5501 DNA harbors:
- a CDS encoding SixA phosphatase family protein, with translation MSAKVQAHANHSLQTVSKDFTQDFTANASQDSAKTSTQTPTKTTSQSQKSPNNLSAKLKRIILIRHADSMDREIFAKSCKTTKTPHNDMLRPLTKKGKIQSENIASFVQNFLHTQKTPISCVLTSPAKRTIQTIKPLSKVLKKVPCQLCDFISPDCGIEGYEKAIYANDELAQTLVLVGHEPDLGEFVKYALGVAHLDALEFPKGVIIELKKKPKVKNLQGGFTLSLFIPPKYLPKYLA, from the coding sequence ATGTCAGCTAAAGTCCAAGCCCACGCAAATCATTCTTTGCAAACAGTATCAAAAGATTTCACACAAGATTTCACTGCAAATGCCTCACAAGATAGTGCCAAAACCTCCACTCAAACCCCTACAAAAACCACCTCACAAAGCCAAAAATCGCCAAATAACCTAAGTGCAAAACTAAAGAGAATAATCCTTATCCGCCACGCTGATAGTATGGATAGAGAGATATTTGCCAAATCGTGCAAAACCACCAAAACTCCGCATAATGATATGCTTCGCCCGCTTACCAAAAAAGGCAAAATCCAAAGCGAAAATATAGCTAGCTTTGTCCAAAATTTTTTGCATACCCAAAAAACTCCTATTTCTTGCGTGCTTACTTCTCCTGCTAAGCGCACGATACAAACGATAAAACCACTCTCAAAAGTGCTAAAAAAAGTTCCTTGTCAGCTTTGTGATTTTATCTCGCCTGATTGTGGGATAGAGGGATATGAAAAGGCGATATATGCAAATGATGAGCTAGCTCAAACGCTCGTGCTTGTGGGGCACGAGCCTGATTTGGGCGAATTTGTCAAATACGCTTTGGGGGTAGCGCATTTGGACGCGCTAGAATTCCCAAAAGGCGTGATAATCGAGCTAAAGAAAAAACCAAAAGTAAAAAATCTGCAAGGTGGATTTACCCTATCGCTTTTTATCCCTCCTAAGTATTTGCCAAAATACTTAGCCTAG
- a CDS encoding pyridoxal phosphate-dependent aminotransferase — protein sequence MQPTYSRKIQHLQESATIAISTLARELKSQGRDILSFSAGEPDFDTPQAIKDEAKKALDSGFTKYTAVAGIPELKQAIADKLKRDNGLEYSPKEILVSNGAKQSLFNVFQAIVDDGDEVIIPAPYWVTYPEIVEYSGGKSVIVDTDFASGFKLTPAMLQKHITPKTKAIVLTTPSNPTGMVYSRAELEAIASVLKGTNIWIIADEIYEKLVYDGKFCSVGSLDSASLERTITINGLSKSVAMTGWRMGYLACKDTRLVKMMDNLQSQCTSNINSITQKAAIVALNGLVDAQIESMRVAFKNRRDIACDSIGKIPQLKVLKPQGSFYLFIDINGVSDTKPSLKSKSSSAESKVDSMEFCKQLLESQGVALVPGSAFGAEGFVRMSFACNEEQIIEGIKRIQCFINE from the coding sequence ATGCAGCCCACTTACTCACGCAAAATCCAACACCTCCAAGAATCCGCTACTATCGCTATTTCTACACTTGCAAGAGAGCTAAAATCTCAAGGCAGGGATATTCTTAGCTTTTCTGCGGGCGAGCCAGATTTTGACACACCTCAAGCGATAAAAGATGAGGCAAAAAAGGCACTTGATAGCGGATTTACCAAATACACTGCCGTAGCAGGAATCCCCGAACTAAAGCAAGCTATCGCTGATAAGCTAAAGCGCGATAATGGGCTAGAATACAGCCCAAAAGAGATTTTGGTAAGCAATGGAGCGAAGCAATCGCTATTTAATGTATTTCAAGCCATAGTTGATGATGGCGATGAGGTGATTATCCCCGCTCCTTATTGGGTTACTTACCCCGAGATTGTCGAATATAGTGGTGGAAAAAGCGTCATTGTAGATACGGATTTCGCAAGTGGGTTTAAGCTAACGCCTGCTATGCTGCAAAAACATATCACGCCCAAGACAAAAGCTATCGTGCTTACTACGCCATCAAACCCCACAGGTATGGTGTATTCACGCGCCGAGCTAGAAGCGATAGCTTCGGTGCTAAAAGGCACAAATATTTGGATAATCGCTGATGAAATCTATGAAAAACTTGTCTATGATGGGAAGTTTTGCTCGGTGGGCTCGCTAGATTCTGCAAGTCTAGAGCGCACGATTACGATAAATGGACTTAGCAAATCCGTAGCGATGACAGGCTGGCGTATGGGCTATCTAGCGTGCAAGGACACACGCCTAGTCAAAATGATGGACAATCTACAAAGCCAATGCACTTCAAATATCAACTCTATCACTCAAAAAGCTGCCATAGTCGCGCTAAATGGTTTAGTAGACGCACAAATAGAATCTATGCGAGTAGCTTTTAAAAACCGCCGTGATATAGCCTGTGATAGCATAGGCAAAATCCCCCAGCTAAAAGTGCTAAAGCCACAAGGCTCGTTTTATCTATTTATCGACATAAATGGCGTAAGCGACACAAAACCAAGCCTAAAATCCAAATCATCTAGCGCGGAATCCAAAGTAGACTCTATGGAGTTTTGCAAGCAGTTGCTAGAATCTCAAGGTGTAGCACTTGTCCCGGGAAGTGCCTTTGGTGCTGAAGGATTTGTGCGAATGAGCTTTGCTTGCAATGAGGAGCAAATCATAGAGGGAATCAAGCGTATACAATGCTTTATCAATGAGTAG
- a CDS encoding PhoH family protein, with amino-acid sequence MSKKSYLIDTSVILDDPQNLIYLYQNAKNTLFISDIVLDELDKKKTSSEVGFFAREFFRNIIDEGESTKGLASQNPPIKTANKAKSQNLTKTDFAKILPLEGDFFRVVHYEVRATSSISRANAKTTTIPLIIIFRQNYQTKSLEYGLNDARIAEIAKDYNLILLTNDISLKIRCLARNIKAESLFRDRVENPSDIDFWHKFLLHKDADIATLEKSKEFKSLSQWSLIQIDEQDNTDSSLYLTGKKRFGIKVGSSSSGRFEELELDALIKEANPYITPMNLEQKMLFAMLIHKQNIATIATGSTGSGKTLIALQAGIYLQKEGIVDGIIYLRNTVTASDKEAELGFRKGDEEQKLGYFMYPLYSAINFTIDSLQSTSMKNYIEYRGDVNTIHKEDATEYFLKKHNIQVVDIAHARGITIRKKFVIFDEVQNASNATIKLIGTRLGEDSKIVFLGDWAQIDHPYLSKFRNGAVSLLQKALSEDIIAGIQLRQTIRSSVAQWFGESF; translated from the coding sequence TTGAGCAAAAAATCCTACCTTATTGACACTTCTGTTATCCTAGATGACCCACAAAACCTTATCTACCTTTACCAAAACGCCAAAAACACACTATTTATAAGCGACATTGTCCTAGATGAGCTTGACAAAAAAAAGACTTCTAGCGAGGTTGGATTTTTCGCTAGGGAGTTTTTCCGCAATATCATCGATGAGGGAGAATCAACCAAAGGCTTAGCTAGCCAAAATCCGCCAATCAAAACCGCAAATAAAGCAAAATCCCAAAATCTAACAAAAACCGATTTTGCTAAGATTTTGCCATTGGAGGGGGATTTTTTTCGTGTGGTGCACTATGAAGTGCGAGCCACCTCCTCTATAAGCAGGGCAAATGCCAAAACCACCACTATCCCACTAATCATAATCTTTCGTCAAAACTATCAAACCAAATCCCTAGAATATGGGCTAAATGACGCTAGAATCGCAGAAATCGCCAAAGACTACAACCTAATCTTGCTTACAAATGACATTTCGCTAAAGATTCGCTGCCTTGCGCGAAATATCAAGGCAGAATCGCTATTTCGCGACCGCGTAGAAAATCCAAGTGATATTGACTTTTGGCATAAGTTTTTGCTACACAAAGACGCCGATATAGCCACGCTAGAAAAAAGCAAAGAGTTCAAATCCCTTAGCCAATGGAGTCTTATCCAAATTGATGAGCAAGACAACACCGATAGTTCGCTATACCTCACAGGCAAAAAGCGATTTGGCATAAAGGTGGGTAGTAGCTCTAGTGGGAGATTTGAAGAGCTAGAGCTAGACGCACTTATCAAAGAAGCAAACCCATATATCACGCCTATGAATCTAGAGCAAAAAATGCTTTTTGCTATGCTAATCCATAAGCAAAATATCGCTACTATCGCCACAGGCTCGACAGGCTCTGGCAAAACCCTAATTGCACTTCAAGCAGGAATCTACTTGCAAAAAGAGGGCATAGTCGATGGGATAATCTACCTGCGAAACACCGTAACAGCTAGCGATAAAGAAGCCGAGCTAGGATTTCGCAAAGGCGATGAGGAGCAAAAGCTAGGGTATTTTATGTATCCACTATATAGTGCGATAAATTTCACTATTGATTCCCTGCAATCAACTTCTATGAAAAATTACATAGAATATCGAGGCGATGTAAATACTATTCACAAAGAGGATGCCACAGAATATTTCCTAAAAAAGCATAATATCCAAGTGGTGGATATAGCCCACGCTCGCGGTATCACTATCCGCAAAAAGTTTGTCATATTTGATGAAGTCCAAAACGCTTCAAACGCGACAATCAAGCTTATAGGCACAAGACTTGGCGAGGATAGCAAAATCGTATTTTTGGGCGATTGGGCACAGATAGACCACCCATATTTAAGTAAATTTCGCAATGGCGCGGTAAGCCTACTTCAAAAGGCTTTGAGTGAGGATATAATCGCTGGGATTCAGCTAAGGCAGACGATACGAAGCAGTGTAGCGCAGTGGTTTGGGGAGAGTTTTTAG
- the groL gene encoding chaperonin GroEL (60 kDa chaperone family; promotes refolding of misfolded polypeptides especially under stressful conditions; forms two stacked rings of heptamers to form a barrel-shaped 14mer; ends can be capped by GroES; misfolded proteins enter the barrel where they are refolded when GroES binds) has protein sequence MAKEIKFSDNARNKLYEGVKQLNDAVKVTMGPRGRNVLIQKSYGAPTITKDGVTVAKEVELADPIMNMGAQLVKEVASKTADAAGDGTTTATVLAYSIFKEGLRNITAGANPIEVKRGMDKAAQAITEELKKGSKKVGGKGEIAQVATISANSDETIGNLIAEAMEKVGKDGVITVEEAKGINDELTVVEGMQFDRGYLSPYFVTNADKMNIQLENPYILLTDKKISSMKDILPLLESTMKSGKPLLIIAEDIEGEALTTLVVNKLRGVLNVAAVKAPGFGDRRKEMLKDIAILTGGQVISEELGKNLESAEIADLGQAARIVVDKDNTTIVDGKGKAAEVKSRVAQIKTQIADTTSDYDREKLQERLAKLSGGVAVIKVGAASEVEMKEKKDRVDDALSATKAAVEEGIVAGGGVALIQASQKVNLKLTGDELIGYEIIKRAIKAPLAQIALNAGFDAGVVVNKIEETKEDGYGFDASSGKYGNMFKAGIIDPLKVERIALQNAVSVSSLMLTTEATINEIKEDKPAPAMPDMGGMGGMGGMGMM, from the coding sequence ATGGCAAAAGAAATCAAATTTAGCGATAATGCTAGAAACAAACTATACGAAGGTGTAAAGCAACTAAATGACGCTGTCAAAGTAACAATGGGACCACGAGGACGAAATGTGCTTATCCAAAAATCCTATGGTGCACCAACAATAACAAAAGACGGCGTAACTGTGGCAAAAGAAGTCGAGCTAGCAGACCCTATAATGAATATGGGCGCACAGCTTGTCAAGGAAGTCGCTAGCAAAACAGCTGATGCGGCAGGAGATGGCACAACTACTGCTACTGTGCTTGCATATAGCATTTTCAAAGAGGGCTTGCGCAATATCACAGCAGGTGCAAATCCTATCGAAGTAAAGCGCGGTATGGACAAAGCAGCTCAAGCTATCACTGAAGAGCTAAAAAAAGGTAGCAAAAAAGTCGGTGGCAAAGGCGAAATCGCACAAGTGGCAACTATCTCGGCAAACTCTGATGAAACTATCGGCAACCTCATCGCAGAAGCTATGGAAAAAGTCGGCAAAGACGGCGTAATCACCGTAGAGGAAGCAAAGGGAATCAACGATGAACTAACAGTAGTAGAGGGAATGCAGTTTGATAGAGGCTACCTAAGCCCTTACTTCGTTACAAACGCAGATAAAATGAATATCCAACTAGAAAATCCATATATCTTGCTTACAGATAAAAAAATCTCTTCTATGAAAGATATTCTCCCACTGCTAGAATCCACAATGAAGAGTGGCAAACCACTACTTATCATTGCAGAAGATATAGAGGGTGAAGCTCTAACTACACTTGTGGTAAACAAACTTCGAGGTGTGCTAAATGTCGCAGCGGTAAAAGCTCCGGGCTTTGGTGATAGACGCAAGGAAATGCTAAAAGACATAGCCATACTCACAGGCGGACAAGTCATAAGCGAGGAGCTGGGCAAAAATCTAGAAAGTGCAGAAATCGCGGATTTGGGGCAAGCTGCTAGAATCGTTGTAGATAAAGACAACACAACCATAGTCGATGGCAAAGGCAAAGCCGCAGAAGTAAAATCTCGCGTAGCTCAAATCAAAACTCAAATCGCAGACACTACAAGCGACTATGACAGAGAAAAATTGCAAGAAAGACTAGCAAAACTTAGCGGTGGCGTAGCTGTTATCAAAGTCGGTGCTGCAAGCGAAGTAGAAATGAAAGAGAAAAAAGATAGAGTAGATGACGCGCTATCAGCGACAAAAGCAGCCGTAGAAGAGGGTATAGTCGCAGGTGGTGGCGTAGCACTTATCCAAGCCTCTCAAAAAGTAAACCTAAAACTCACAGGCGATGAGCTCATCGGCTATGAAATCATCAAGCGAGCTATCAAAGCACCTCTAGCACAAATCGCTCTAAATGCTGGATTTGACGCGGGTGTGGTGGTAAATAAAATCGAAGAAACAAAAGAAGATGGCTATGGGTTTGATGCAAGTAGCGGAAAATACGGCAATATGTTTAAAGCAGGTATCATAGACCCACTAAAGGTTGAGAGAATCGCACTTCAAAACGCTGTATCTGTCTCAAGCCTAATGCTTACCACAGAAGCGACAATCAACGAAATAAAAGAGGATAAGCCAGCCCCTGCAATGCCTGATATGGGTGGAATGGGAGGTATGGGCGGAATGGGAATGATGTAA
- a CDS encoding cation acetate symporter yields MKKLFLLFALFGTLSGSFAAGLDTSALTQGERNYFAIGMFLVFVLATLGITYFSSKKSQSAQGFYTAGGNITGMQNGIAIAGDYMSAASFLGIVGLVFANGFDGLIYAIGFLVGWPIVLFLIAEKFRNLGKYTFADIIAYRLDSKKVRTISAISGLSVVVFYLIAQMVGAGGLIQVLFGLPYSYAVIIVGILMICYVTFGGMHATTWVQIIKACLLLGGATFMAIMILYLSGFDLARYFEMAIANHAKGEAIMEPGTFLPDPVSAISLGLALMFGTAGLPHILMRFFTVKNAKEARKSVFYATGLIGYFYILTFVIGFGAIAFLLGNPDFINEQGQFTIPPNMEAVLLAKVLGGDILLGFISAVAFATILAVVAGLAISGASAISHDLFVNVCKDGKCDPKTEMRVTKGATISLGILAIILGLGFEGQNVAFTVGLAFAIAASVNFPIILLCIYWKNLTTNGVLYGGIIGLVAVLALVVLSPSVWVSVLGFESAIFPYNHPAIFSMPLTFVAIWAISKLDLSKRAAKDKAGFAAQDFRAQSGIGISEAVAH; encoded by the coding sequence ATGAAAAAACTCTTTTTATTGTTTGCATTGTTTGGCACACTTAGTGGCTCATTTGCCGCAGGGCTTGATACAAGCGCACTCACGCAGGGCGAGCGCAATTATTTTGCGATAGGAATGTTTCTAGTTTTTGTGCTAGCCACGCTTGGAATTACCTATTTTTCGAGCAAAAAGTCTCAATCCGCGCAAGGATTTTACACCGCTGGAGGCAATATCACAGGAATGCAAAATGGCATTGCCATAGCGGGGGATTATATGAGCGCGGCGAGCTTTTTAGGTATTGTCGGGCTCGTGTTTGCAAATGGCTTTGATGGGCTGATTTATGCGATTGGATTTTTGGTAGGGTGGCCTATCGTGCTATTTCTCATTGCAGAGAAATTCCGCAATTTAGGCAAATACACCTTTGCGGATATTATCGCGTATCGTCTAGATTCTAAAAAGGTGCGCACTATTTCGGCTATTTCTGGCTTAAGCGTGGTGGTGTTTTATCTAATCGCTCAAATGGTGGGCGCAGGCGGGCTTATCCAAGTGCTTTTTGGACTGCCTTATTCTTATGCCGTTATCATCGTTGGAATCCTAATGATTTGCTATGTAACCTTTGGCGGAATGCACGCCACCACTTGGGTGCAAATCATCAAAGCCTGCTTATTGCTCGGTGGAGCGACATTTATGGCGATTATGATTCTCTACTTAAGCGGATTTGATTTGGCGCGCTACTTTGAAATGGCAATCGCAAACCACGCAAAAGGCGAGGCGATAATGGAGCCGGGCACATTTTTACCAGACCCTGTGAGTGCGATTTCACTAGGGCTTGCGCTGATGTTTGGCACGGCGGGACTGCCTCATATCCTTATGCGCTTTTTTACGGTCAAAAACGCCAAAGAAGCGCGAAAATCGGTGTTTTATGCCACAGGGCTAATCGGGTATTTCTACATTCTTACCTTTGTCATCGGCTTTGGCGCGATTGCCTTTTTGCTCGGGAATCCAGACTTTATAAACGAGCAAGGGCAATTCACAATCCCGCCAAATATGGAAGCTGTGCTACTTGCTAAAGTGCTTGGTGGGGATATTTTGCTAGGCTTTATCTCTGCGGTGGCGTTTGCTACGATTTTGGCAGTGGTGGCAGGGCTTGCTATTTCAGGGGCGAGCGCGATAAGCCACGATTTGTTTGTCAATGTCTGCAAAGACGGCAAATGCGACCCAAAAACTGAAATGCGCGTAACCAAAGGCGCGACTATCTCTCTTGGGATTTTGGCTATCATTTTGGGGCTTGGCTTTGAGGGGCAAAATGTCGCATTTACGGTGGGACTAGCCTTTGCAATCGCTGCGAGCGTGAATTTCCCAATCATTTTGCTTTGCATTTATTGGAAAAATCTAACGACAAATGGCGTGCTATATGGCGGAATCATCGGGCTAGTGGCTGTGCTAGCACTTGTGGTGCTAAGCCCTAGCGTGTGGGTAAGTGTGCTAGGCTTTGAAAGCGCGATATTCCCCTACAATCACCCTGCGATTTTCTCTATGCCACTGACATTTGTGGCGATTTGGGCAATATCAAAGCTAGATTTAAGCAAGAGAGCTGCTAAAGATAAGGCTGGATTTGCCGCGCAAGACTTCCGCGCTCAAAGTGGAATCGGCATAAGCGAAGCTGTGGCGCATTAG
- a CDS encoding Mrp/NBP35 family ATP-binding protein produces the protein MQITQQQIKEILSLVIYPQFTQDIVSYGFVKDINISDDEVQISVQIPSRDESVAKALHDNIERKLQEAQINGVRLEEAGIKSIHIEIITPTSPKSTQVDAQANTKSTAPNTKNFDTSPNPQNPQNAPHQNPLQKNLLPQAKHFLMISSGKGGVGKSTVATNLAIALAMQGKKVGLLDVDIYGPNIPRMFGVQEKKPALDESGKRLIPINVYGVDIMSIGLLFGQGESLIWRGPILMRAISQLFSDVAWEEMDIMVLDMPPGTGDAQLSIAQSVPLSAGIAISTPQLVSLDDGARCLDMFAKLSIPTLGIIENMSGFICPCCGEKSDIFSSNGTDELAKKYDTKVLAKIPIDSTIGKGGDEGKPVVYFAPDSSVAKIYMQASIEVIDFLNK, from the coding sequence ATGCAAATAACACAACAGCAAATAAAAGAGATTCTATCCCTTGTGATTTATCCACAATTTACCCAAGACATTGTAAGCTACGGCTTTGTAAAAGACATAAACATAAGCGATGATGAAGTGCAAATATCCGTGCAGATTCCTTCACGAGATGAATCTGTGGCAAAGGCTTTGCACGATAATATAGAGCGCAAACTTCAAGAAGCGCAAATAAACGGGGTGCGACTAGAAGAAGCAGGCATAAAATCTATCCATATAGAAATCATTACCCCCACAAGCCCCAAAAGCACACAAGTAGACGCGCAAGCAAATACAAAATCTACCGCCCCAAATACCAAAAATTTTGACACTTCGCCAAATCCACAAAATCCCCAAAACGCACCCCACCAAAATCCACTCCAAAAAAACCTCCTCCCACAAGCAAAGCATTTCCTTATGATAAGCTCGGGCAAGGGTGGCGTAGGCAAATCCACCGTAGCGACAAATCTCGCCATAGCCCTTGCTATGCAGGGCAAAAAAGTCGGCTTGCTTGATGTGGATATTTATGGACCAAATATTCCTAGAATGTTTGGCGTGCAAGAAAAAAAGCCAGCACTTGATGAGAGTGGCAAAAGGCTTATCCCTATAAATGTCTATGGCGTGGATATAATGAGTATTGGGTTACTTTTTGGACAAGGTGAGAGCCTTATTTGGCGTGGACCGATTCTTATGCGTGCGATTTCCCAGCTATTTAGCGATGTGGCGTGGGAGGAAATGGATATAATGGTGCTTGATATGCCCCCGGGCACAGGAGATGCGCAGCTATCTATCGCACAGAGTGTGCCTCTAAGTGCAGGAATAGCCATAAGCACACCACAGCTTGTAAGCCTAGATGATGGAGCTCGTTGCCTTGATATGTTTGCCAAGCTATCTATCCCCACTCTTGGAATCATCGAAAATATGAGTGGTTTTATCTGCCCCTGCTGTGGCGAAAAAAGCGATATTTTTAGCTCAAATGGCACAGATGAGCTAGCAAAAAAATACGACACAAAAGTGCTAGCCAAAATCCCCATAGATAGCACGATAGGCAAGGGCGGCGATGAGGGCAAGCCTGTGGTGTATTTCGCCCCAGATTCTAGCGTGGCAAAGATATATATGCAAGCAAGCATTGAAGTGATAGATTTTCTAAATAAGTAA
- a CDS encoding flagellin B — translation MSFRINTNIAALNAHTTGVENNRLLASSLEKLSSGLRINKAADDASGMAIADSLRSQSESLGQAIRNANDAIGMIQVADKAMDEQIKILDTIKTKAIQAAQDGQTLESRRALQADIQRLLEELDNIANTTSFNGQQMLSGSFSNKEFQIGAYSNTTVKASIGPTSSDKIGHVRMESSSILGTGMLASAAGKNLTEVALNFREVDGLNSYELETCKISTSAGMGVGHLSEIINKFSDTLGIRSAYNVLATSVDPVMSGTVEKLVINGTTIGTVNDVRKNDSDGRLINAINSVKERTGVLAYLDITGRLNLSAPDGRAIQIHAEGDAANVFGGGDFNGISGWNHAIIGRLTLIRTDARDILVSGVNYSHVGFHSAQGTAEYTANLRELRGIFGANVASAYGANGNVAQADLNWKGIGAGVTTLKGAMLVMDMADSARAQLDKIRADIGSVQLQLVVTVNNVSVTQVNVKAAESQIREVDFASESANFSKHNILAQSGSFAMAQANAVQQNVLRLLQ, via the coding sequence ATGAGTTTCAGGATAAACACGAACATTGCTGCGCTAAATGCGCACACCACAGGCGTAGAGAACAATAGATTGCTCGCAAGCTCGCTAGAGAAACTTAGCTCGGGGCTTAGAATCAACAAGGCAGCCGATGATGCTTCAGGTATGGCGATTGCCGATAGTCTGCGAAGTCAGAGCGAGAGCTTAGGACAGGCGATAAGAAATGCCAATGATGCTATCGGTATGATACAAGTAGCCGACAAAGCTATGGATGAGCAAATTAAGATTTTGGATACCATAAAGACAAAGGCTATCCAAGCAGCGCAAGATGGACAGACTTTGGAATCTCGCCGCGCGTTGCAAGCAGATATTCAGCGACTACTAGAGGAGCTAGATAATATCGCAAATACGACAAGCTTCAACGGGCAGCAAATGCTCTCTGGCTCTTTTTCTAACAAAGAATTCCAAATCGGTGCGTATTCAAATACCACAGTAAAAGCCTCTATCGGACCTACAAGCTCAGATAAGATTGGACACGTCCGTATGGAATCCTCCTCTATTCTTGGCACGGGAATGCTAGCAAGTGCTGCGGGCAAAAACCTTACCGAAGTCGCTCTAAACTTTAGAGAAGTCGATGGGCTAAATAGCTATGAGCTAGAAACTTGCAAAATCTCTACTTCTGCAGGTATGGGTGTGGGACACTTAAGTGAAATCATAAACAAATTTTCCGACACGCTTGGTATCCGCTCGGCTTATAATGTGCTAGCTACAAGTGTAGACCCTGTAATGTCTGGCACGGTAGAAAAGCTAGTTATCAACGGCACAACAATAGGAACTGTAAATGATGTCCGCAAAAACGACTCTGATGGACGACTAATCAATGCAATAAATAGTGTAAAAGAGCGCACAGGCGTGCTAGCCTACCTTGACATCACAGGACGGCTAAACCTCTCTGCACCAGATGGCAGAGCGATACAAATCCACGCAGAGGGCGATGCGGCAAATGTCTTTGGTGGTGGGGATTTCAACGGCATATCAGGGTGGAATCACGCCATCATCGGACGCTTGACACTTATCCGCACAGATGCGCGTGATATTTTGGTAAGTGGGGTAAATTATAGCCACGTGGGATTCCACTCCGCACAAGGCACAGCAGAATACACCGCAAACTTGCGTGAGCTAAGGGGAATCTTTGGTGCAAATGTCGCAAGTGCCTATGGCGCAAATGGCAATGTTGCCCAAGCGGACTTGAATTGGAAAGGTATCGGTGCGGGCGTAACCACGCTAAAAGGTGCGATGCTTGTTATGGATATGGCAGATTCTGCGCGAGCACAGCTTGACAAAATCCGCGCCGACATAGGCTCTGTCCAGCTACAATTAGTCGTAACGGTAAATAATGTATCTGTAACGCAAGTCAATGTCAAAGCGGCAGAATCTCAAATCCGTGAAGTGGATTTCGCTAGTGAATCAGCGAACTTCTCTAAACACAACATTTTGGCACAAAGCGGTAGCTTCGCTATGGCGCAAGCAAATGCAGTGCAACAAAATGTGCTTAGACTACTTCAGTAG
- a CDS encoding DUF485 domain-containing protein: protein MRKVASVQDAKARFYKFVSFRNKFCIYLSLVILVCYYAFVASVGFFPEVLGYRLGPSSITLGIMLGIGIIVISIASTGIYTLFANKYFDKEQAQIIEDLQESGALESMIKGESSDKSQEESNDKNQKTKGGAK from the coding sequence ATGAGAAAAGTAGCAAGCGTCCAAGACGCTAAAGCAAGATTTTACAAATTTGTTTCGTTTAGAAATAAATTTTGTATATATCTCTCGCTTGTGATTTTGGTTTGTTACTATGCGTTTGTCGCAAGTGTAGGATTTTTCCCCGAAGTGCTGGGCTATCGGCTAGGACCTAGCTCGATTACGCTTGGCATTATGCTAGGCATTGGCATTATTGTCATATCAATCGCTAGCACGGGCATTTACACGCTTTTTGCGAACAAATACTTTGACAAAGAGCAGGCGCAAATCATTGAGGATTTGCAAGAGAGTGGCGCGCTAGAGTCGATGATAAAGGGCGAATCTAGCGATAAATCCCAAGAGGAATCCAATGACAAAAATCAAAAAACCAAAGGAGGTGCAAAATGA
- the tpx gene encoding thiol peroxidase, translated as MSVTFKGSPASLVGKQLKVGDIAPQIELVDKDLNHIKVGGALGKKQIINVVPSLDTGICQIQTKRFNKEAASLSNAVVFVVSMDLPFGAGRFCAVENIDNIVVASDFMEKAFGKEYGLLLANTPLKGLLTRAVIVLDEKGKVIYQEICEEINKEPDYDSALQAAKS; from the coding sequence ATGTCGGTAACTTTTAAAGGAAGTCCTGCAAGTCTTGTAGGCAAACAACTCAAAGTCGGTGATATTGCCCCACAAATCGAGCTTGTTGATAAGGATTTGAACCACATCAAAGTCGGTGGCGCACTTGGCAAAAAGCAAATCATCAATGTTGTCCCAAGCCTTGATACAGGGATTTGTCAGATTCAGACAAAACGATTTAACAAAGAGGCTGCTAGCTTGTCAAATGCGGTGGTGTTTGTAGTAAGTATGGATTTGCCTTTTGGTGCAGGTAGATTTTGCGCGGTAGAAAATATCGACAATATCGTTGTAGCAAGCGACTTTATGGAAAAAGCATTTGGAAAAGAGTATGGGCTTTTGCTTGCCAATACTCCGCTAAAAGGGCTACTTACTCGTGCGGTGATTGTCCTAGATGAAAAAGGGAAAGTCATCTACCAAGAAATCTGCGAGGAAATCAACAAAGAGCCAGACTATGATTCTGCCCTTCAAGCTGCAAAATCCTAA